One segment of Coffea arabica cultivar ET-39 chromosome 7c, Coffea Arabica ET-39 HiFi, whole genome shotgun sequence DNA contains the following:
- the LOC113701221 gene encoding F-box/kelch-repeat protein SKIP6-like, which produces MTTTTTSGGQPPQPSAEPRLIPDLPDDVSINCLSRIPRYYYPKLSLVSRSWRSAITSSALFTTRSLLHTTQTSLYLILRINYSFHWYPLLYNCHSRKIPQKPIFSLPRIPFQPVGPAFAALGPKIYVIGGSINKTPSNSMWVYDCRFNRWAEGPRMMVGREFAAAGVVNGKIYVLGGCLVDSWAEVFDPDTGLWAPVPSPIEVRENGMHASAVVEGRGGVVYDIGLGNWGKVSKRAAVVRGVLYCCDYLGKIRGYDVEKGVWKKLKGVRLPIFSCGATMVNFDGRLCVVWEKKGSGKEVEIKCADIEVWKEEDGKLDGRILWSGVILKVPDGAAIVHCMAAEF; this is translated from the coding sequence AtgaccaccaccaccaccagtgGCGGCCAGCCGCCACAACCATCGGCCGAACCCCGGCTGATCCCAGACCTCCCAGATGACGTGTCCATCAACTGCCTATCAAGAATCCCCAGATACTATTACCCTAAGCTCTCTCTTGTCTCGAGATCATGGCGCTCCGCCATAACCTCCTCTGCACTCTTCACCACCCGGTCCCTCCTCCATACCACCCAAACCTCTCTCTACCTCATCCTCCGCATCAACTACTCCTTCCACTGGTACCCTCTCCTCTATAATTGCCATAGCAGAAAAATCCCACAAAAACCCATTTTTTCCCTTCCCCGCATCCCGTTTCAGCCCGTAGGACCTGCGTTCGCCGCCTTAGGCCCGAAAATATACGTAATTGGGGGGTCTATTAACAAAACTCCGTCAAATTCGATGTGGGTTTATGATTGTAGGTTTAATAGGTGGGCGGAAGGCCCAAGAATGATGGTGGGACGGGAGTTCGCTGCGGCCGGGGTTGTTAATGGGAAGATTTATGTTCTAGGTGGTTGTCTTGTGGATAGCTGGGCGGAGGTTTTTGACCCGGATACTGGGTTGTGGGCCCCGGTGCCAAGCCCTATTGAGGTGAGGGAGAACGGGATGCACGCGAGCGCGGTGGTGGAGGGGAGAGGTGGGGTGGTGTATGATATTGGGCTGGGGAACTGGGGAAAAGTGTCAAAAAGGGCTGCGGTGGTTCGGGGAGTGTTGTATTGTTGTGATTATTTAGGGAAGATCAGAGGGTACGATGTGGAGAAAGGTGTTTGGAAGAAGTTGAAGGGTGTACGGTTGCCTATTTTTTCATGTGGTGCGACGATGGTGAATTTCGATGGGAGGTTGTGTGTTGTTTGGGAGAAAAAGGGGAGTGGGAAGGAGGTGGAGATAAAGTGTGCGGATATTGAAGTTTGGAAGGAAGAGGATGGAAAGTTGGATGGAAGGATTTTGTGGTCTGGTGTGATTCTCAAAGTTCCTGATGGAGCTGCGATTGTACATTGTATGGCAGCTGAGTTCTGA
- the LOC113701220 gene encoding F-box/kelch-repeat protein SKIP6-like translates to MTTTTSSSGSQPPQPSAEPQLIAKLPDDVYIDCLAKVPSSHYRDLSLVSKTWHSAITSSALLTARSRLRTTQTFLYLNLRIDNSFDWYTLVPNCQNPQKPIFPLPRNRVQPVGPALAVLGPKIYVIGGAFDGIPSNSMWVYDCRFNRWEEGPRMKVGREFAGAGVVDGKIYVLGGCVVDGTAQSMDWAEVFDPVTGLWTTVPSPVEVRLKRMHASVVMEGRVYAMADRSGAIYVVGVLGKCRDVLIICRRQPAVVQGVLYCCNIFGKIAGYDVEKGVWKELKGVGKGLPTFVYGVTMVNFDGRLCVVWEKKGNGKEVEIKCADIEVWKDGDGMLAGRILWSGVILKVPNGAEIVHCMAAEF, encoded by the coding sequence AtgaccaccaccacctcctccagTGGCAGCCAGCCGCCACAACCATCGGCTGAACCCCAGCTGATCGCGAAGCTCCCAGATGACGTGTACATCGACTGCCTAGCAAAAGTCCCCAGCTCCCATTACCGTGatctctctcttgtctcaaaAACATGGCACTCCGCCATAACCTCCTCTGCACTCTTGACCGCCCGGTCCCGCCTCCGTACCACCCAAACCTTTCTTTACCTTAACCTCCGCATCGACAACTCCTTCGACTGGTACACTCTCGTCCCTAATTGCCAAAACCCACAAAAacccatttttccccttccccgcAACCGGGTCCAGCCCGTAGGGCCCGCGTTGGCTGTCCTAGGCCCGAAAATATACGTAATTGGGGGGGCTTTTGATGGAATTCCGTCAAATTCGATGTGGGTTTATGATTGTAGGTTCAATAGGTGGGAGGAAGGCCCTAGAATGAAGGTGGGCCGGGAGTTCGCCGGAGCCGGGGTTGTTGATGGGAAGATTTATGTTCTAGGTGGTTGTGTTGTGGATGGTACGGCTCAGTCTATGGACTGGGCCGAGGTTTTTGACCCGGTTACCGGGTTGTGGACCACGGTGCCGAGCCCTGTTGAGGTGAGGTTGAAGCGGATGCACGCGAGCGTGGTGATGGAGGGGAGAGTTTATGCAATGGCGGATAGAAGTGGGGCGATATATGTTGTTGGGGTGCTGGGGAAGTGCAGAGACGTGTTAATAATTTGTCGGCGGCAGCCTGCGGTGGTTCAGGGAGTGTTGTATTGTTGTAATATTTTTGGGAAGATTGCAGGGTATGATGTGGAGAAAGGTGTTTGGAAGGAGTTGAAGGGTGTAGGGAAAGGGTTGCCTACGTTCGTCTATGGCGTAACGATGGTGAATTTCGATGGGAGGTTGTGTGTTGTTTGGGAGAAAAAGGGAAATGGGAAGGAGGTGGAGATAAAGTGCGCGGATATTGAAGTTTGGAAGGATGGGGATGGAATGTTGGCTGGAAGGATTTTGTGGTCTGGTGTGATTCTCAAAGTTCCTAATGGAGCTGAGATTGTGCATTGTATGGCAGCTGAGTTCTGA